One window of the Rhipicephalus sanguineus isolate Rsan-2018 chromosome 4, BIME_Rsan_1.4, whole genome shotgun sequence genome contains the following:
- the LOC119390888 gene encoding lactosylceramide 1,3-N-acetyl-beta-D-glucosaminyltransferase-like → MKNFGKKRIVALIVVCLVLFIASLLCSNLRCIFQGHEPHENANTTAEVFTEEDVPENTSAWKIRKGCRNPRLRILYFVHTAPKNVEKRRFLRKTIGDAKIASAMNSTIAFFLGEAPELNDHEAVLGEAAREGDIVVLNFTDTYKNLTYKFLQGAKWVSDNCLLDPTATVVKLDDDVLVNTFALSAYLTSGVMALIGIHCRVWTGAAPFRTRKSKWLV, encoded by the exons ATGAAGAACTTTGGAAAGAAACGCATCGTTGCATTGATTGTGGTATGTCTCGTCCTGTTCATCGCCAGTCTCTTGTGCAGTAACTTAAGATGTATTTTTCAAGGTCACGAGCCGCATGAGAATGCGAACACTACTGCTGAAGTATTCACAGAAGAAGATGTACCGGAAAACACATCGGCGTGGAAGATTAGAAAGGGATGTCGTAACCCAAGGCTCAGGATACTGTACTTTGTGCATACGGCACCAAAAAACGTCGAGAAACGCCGTTTTCTTCGAAAGACGATTGGTGACGCAAAAATTGCATCCGCAATGAACTCAACCATTGCTTTCTTTCTTGGAGAAGCGCCTGAGCTGAACGACCACGAAGCAGTACTCGGGGAAGCGGCGCGCGAAGGAGACATCGTGGTACTCAACTTCACGGACACCTACAAAAACCTAACGTACAAATTTCTCCAGGGAGCAAAGTGGGTGTCCGACAACTGCCTCCTGGACCCTACAGCCACGGTTGTGAAACTCGACGACGACGTCTTGGTGAATACGTTCGCGTTGTCGGCATACTTGACCAGTGGTGTAATGGCGCtgattggaattcactgccgaGTATGGACAGGCGCTGCACCTTTTAGGACGCGAAAATCAAAGTG GCTGGTATAA